The window ATTTTCAGGAGGCAGAAAAAGAATTCTGCATACTGCTTGAGGATTATCTTCCGCAACATTCGGTATCACAGGAATTATTTAAAACGGAAATGCAGAATCTCCATCTGTACGGTTATGGTGTAAAAGGATTTATGCTTTGTATGATTGAAACGATTGGCAGGGTTTCCAATAACACTGCTTCGTTGGAACTGGTGAATAAAGCCATTCTGCTGGGTCAGAATCTTCTTCAGAAACCTATTGTATTATTGGATGGAGTTACAGAAACACTTGAAAGCTTAAAGGGGAAATACAGGCTGGTTGTAGCTACGAAAGGAGATCTCCTGGATCAGGAACGCAAACTGAAAAACTCCGGATTACAGAATTATTTCCATCATATTGAGATCATGAGTGATAAAAAAGAAAATGATTACAAAAAGCTTCTGAAACATCTGGACTGCAAGCCTGAAAACTTCCTGATGCTTGGGAATTCTATAAAATCAGACATCCTTCCGGTATTGGAAATCGGAGGATCAGCAGCTCATATTCCTTACCATGTCACATGGAGCCATGAACAGCATGATGTCAATCTGGAACATCCTAATTTTATGGAACTGAAAAATGTTGATGAAATTCTGAGGTATCTTTAATATTTAAACCATTAAGATCTATTAAGCTAATAAGATTATTAAGATAAGCTTCGCTTTAAGCAATTACATCTATAAAGTTTTAATTAATATTTTTTAATCAAAAAAAAGAGACTGTTTGTGATAAACAGTCTCTTGTAATTTATTTCTTCAAACACTTTTCAAGGAACTGGTCCTGCTCCCATAAAAGGTGTAAGATATTTTCTTTAGCCTGGTATCCGTGGGCTTCTTTTGGAAGAAGAACCATTTTTACCGGAGCACCAAGATTTTTCAATGCCTGGAAGTATCTTTCAGTCTGTAAAGTGAAAGTTCCAGGATTGTTGTCTGCATCACCGTGAATCAGAAGAAGCGGTGTTTTCATTTTATCAGCATTCATAAACGGAGACATGGTGTTGTAAATCTCCGGAACATCCCAATAGTTTCTCTGCTCACTCTGGAACCCGAATGGTGTCAAAGTTCTGTTGTAAGCACCACTTCTTGCAATTCCACATGCAAAAAGGTTTGAATGTGTCAAAAGGTTTGCTGTCATAAAAGCTCCGTAAGAATGTCCGCCTACAGCAACTTTCTTTCTGTCAATATATCCCAGATGATCCACTGCATCAATTGCTGCTGCTGCATTAGCTACCAGCTGTGGGATAAAAGTATCATTAGGTTCAGTTTTTCCTTCGCCAATAATCGGGAAAGCGGCATCATCCAGAACTGCATATCCTTTCGTTGTCCAGTATACAAAAGATCCGTAATATGGGAATGTAAAGTCGTTCGGGTTTTGGGTGTTCTGCCCTGCTGTATTTTTATCTTTATATTCTGTAGGATAAGCCCAAATCAGCAACGGAAGCTTCTCTTTTTTCGCTTTCCTGTCGTAATTAGCAGGAAGATAAAGCGTTCCTGTTAAAGCAACACCATCATTTCTCTTGTAAGTAATCACTTCTTTGTAAACGTCTTTGATGCTTTCAAAAGGGTTTGCAAAGTTGGTTACCGCTTCTGCTTTATTAGATTTAATATTCTTTTTGAAATAATTTGGATAAAGGCTTGGTGACTGTTGGGTAGTAAGAATTTCACCTTTTGAAGCATTAAGAATATCAATGATTTCTTCTTTGCCATTTTTTATATTGGAAGTGTAAAGTCTTTTCTTTTTCAGTGATTTCACATCCAT of the Chryseobacterium viscerum genome contains:
- a CDS encoding HAD family hydrolase encodes the protein MNNHITTIAFDADDTLWINEPYFQEAEKEFCILLEDYLPQHSVSQELFKTEMQNLHLYGYGVKGFMLCMIETIGRVSNNTASLELVNKAILLGQNLLQKPIVLLDGVTETLESLKGKYRLVVATKGDLLDQERKLKNSGLQNYFHHIEIMSDKKENDYKKLLKHLDCKPENFLMLGNSIKSDILPVLEIGGSAAHIPYHVTWSHEQHDVNLEHPNFMELKNVDEILRYL